The Podospora pseudopauciseta strain CBS 411.78 chromosome 2 map unlocalized CBS411.78m_2, whole genome shotgun sequence genome has a window encoding:
- a CDS encoding uncharacterized protein (MEROPS:MER0014418; COG:E; EggNog:ENOG503NUFT) — MAQQWTSVIENEIQARNAEISSINHQIHSNPELAYEEFKAHEAFVTILTSLGFKVTPHAFGLETSFSAEFGSGGRLVIFNAEYDALPGIGHACGHNLIASASFASFLGLAAALKASGLPGRVRLLGTPAEEGGGGKLKLIAAGAYKGASAALMVHPGPGHNLPSHIRGVSFVRMLANVKFRVHFTGKESHAAIAPWDGVNALDAVCLSYNAISMLRQQIRPYDRIHGIFRSAGDRPNVTPGNCCVEYYIRSQTRAQAEALWQRVLKCFEGAALATGCQMHTEPLNSYADVRPSASLCKAYVEAMPEGTVSYDEPKDILAGSTDMGDVCYECPGFHGVFGIGTEEGSPNHTKGFTRAAATEDAFARAVECGKGMALVGWRVLSDDVFADEMQKEWEADMKLAAQGK; from the coding sequence ATGGCTCAACAGTGGACGTCCGTGATCGAAAATGAGATACAAGCTAGAAACGCCGAGATATcatccatcaaccaccaaatACACTCCAACCCCGAGCTAGCATATGAAGAGTTCAAGGCACACGAAGCCTTCGTCACCATCCTGACCTCACTGGGCTTCAAGGTGACGCCCCATGCCTTTGGGCTCGAGACATCATTCTCTGCCGAGTTCGGCTCTGGTGGCCGTCTTGTCATCTTCAATGCCGAGTATGACGCCCTTCCTGGCATCGGCCACGCCTGTGGACACAACTTGATTGCCTCAGCATCGTTCGCCTCGTTCCTTGGCCTTGCGGCCGCTCTCAAGGCATCCGGCCTGCCAGGTCGTGTTCGTCTCCTGGGGACTcctgccgaggagggaggtggtggtaaACTGAAGTTGATCGCAGCCGGCGCTTACAAGGGAGCTTCGGCAGCGTTGATGGTCCATCCAGGGCCAGGCCACAACCTCCCGTCCCACATCCGGGGCGTCTCTTTTGTGCGCATGCTGGCCAACGTCAAGTTCCGTGTCCACTTCACCGGCAAGGAGTCGCACGCGGCCATCGCGCCCTGGGACGGAGTCAACGCACTCGATGCTGTGTGCCTCTCGTACAATGCCATCAGCATGCTGCGCCAGCAAATTCGCCCGTACGATCGCATCCACGGTATCTTCAGATCGGCCGGTGACCGGCCCAACGTCACACCGGGGAACTGCTGCGTCGAATACTACATCCGCAGCCAAACACGTGCGCAGGCGGAGGCGCTGTGGCAGCGAGTGCTGAAGTGTTTTGAGGGCGCTGCGCTCGCAACCGGCTGCCAGATGCACACGGAGCCCCTCAACTCGTATGCCGACGTTCGACCAAGCGCATCGCTGTGCAAGGCATATGTCGAGGCGATGCCGGAGGGAACGGTCTCTTATGACGAGCCGAAGGATATCCTAGCTGGTAGCACCGACATGGGCGACGTCTGCTACGAGTGCCCCGGGTTCCACGGTGTTTTCGGAATCGGCACGGAGGAGGGCTCGCCGAACCACACCAAGGGATTTACGAGGGCCGCCGCAACGGAGGACGCGTTTGCGAGAGCGGTGGAGTGCGGGAAAGGCATGGCTCTAGTGGGGTGGAGGGTCTTGAGCGATGATGTGTTTGCAGACGAGATGCAAAAGGAGTGGGAGGCCGACATGAAGCTCGCTGCCCAGGGAAAATAA